One Betta splendens chromosome 16, fBetSpl5.4, whole genome shotgun sequence genomic window carries:
- the slc25a40 gene encoding probable mitochondrial glutathione transporter SLC25A40 produces MSCKGSVAPAGDAITPLQQMVASCSGALLTSLFVTPLDVVKIRLQAQKSPFPKGKCFVYCNGLMDHICVCENGNTKAWYKAPGHFNGTLDAFVKIIRSEGIKALWSGLPPTLVMAVPATMIYFTCYDQLCAALRIRMGDYSQEAPLVAGAFARVGSATVISPLELIRTKLQAQKQSYGELTVCIRSAIENEGWLSLWRGLGPTLLRDVPFSALYWYNYEKGKSWLCEWYNTREPTFTITFLSGAVSGSIASIVTLPFDVVKTRRQVELGEQQAKHLSHQVSSSTLSVMKRIVAQVGFGGLFTGFLPRLIKVAPACAIMISTYEFGKAFFYKRNQERILLSLQTSNT; encoded by the exons ATGAGTTGCAAAGGTTCTGTTGCTCCGGCTGGGGATGCCATTACTCCGCTCCAACAGATGGTGGCCTCCTGCTCCGGAGCGCTCCTCACGTCTCTCTTTG TCACACCTTTGGATGTTGTAAAGATAAGGCTTCAAGCACAGAAATCCCCCTTCCCCAAAG gTAAGTGTTTTGTCTACTGCAATGGACTGATGGaccacatatgtgtgtgtgaaaatggaAACACCAAGGCCTGGTACAAAGCTCCTGGTCACTTTAATGGCACCCTG GATGCCTTTGTCAAGATTATACGTAGTGAAGGAATCAAAGCATTGTGGAGCGGTTTACCTCCAACCCT TGTTATGGCAGTCCCAGCTACAATGATCTACTTCACATGCTATGACCAGCTGTGTGCAGCTCTTAGGATCAGGATGGGGGACTATTCTCAGGAGGCTCCTCTCGTAGCAGGAGCTTTTGCTAGAG TGGGTTCAGCAACAGTGATCAGCCCTCTGGAGTTGATCCGGACAAAGCTGCAGGCTCAGAAACAGTCCTATGGGGAACTCACTGTCTGCATCCGCTCAGCAATAGAGAATGAGGGTTGGCTGTCTTTGTGGCGGGGTTTGGGACCCACACTGCTCCGGGATGTGCCCTTCTCAGCCTTGTACTGGTACAATTATGAGAAGGGAAAGAGCTGGCTATGTGAATGGTACAACACTAGAGAACCCACATTCACCATCACCTTCCTATCTGGAGCGGTGTCTGGCTCA ATTGCATCTATTGTAACGTTACCTTTTGATGTTGTCAAAACAAGAAGACAGGTGGAGCTGGGAGAGCAACAAGCAAAACACT TGTCACATCAGGTCTCATCCTCCACCTTAAGTGTGATGAAAAGGATTGTTGCACAGGTCGGCTTTGGTGGACTGTTCACAG GTTTCCTCCCCAGGCTGATTAAAGTGGCCCCAGCCTGTGCCATCATGATCAGTACCTATGAGTTTGGAAAGGCCTTCTTCTACAAACGTAACCAGGAAAGGATACTCCTGTCGCTGCAGACCAGTAATACCTGA
- the rundc3b gene encoding RUN domain-containing protein 3B, producing MASLGAGLHLGRKRGASRGAAVERRNLLTVCRFSVKTLLDRSCFETIDDSSPELINFVSILEHILSHRLKGQTTWFGYESPRSFWDYIKAACSKVPHNCIRSIESMENVRSSRAKGRAWIRVVLMEKRLSEYISSALRDFKATRGFYDDGAIMLGEEAGLLSDTLIGLNTIDFSFCLKGEGVDGSFPAVIDYTPYLKFTQNADSISSDEDEMRTLGSSGSESGTPDKAATAASIFTEQSNLVAKCKRFEHKYRLALEQKGYLEELVRLREAQLSEAVSHTKALQQSLADAHLSHRLEKEQLEYIILELQDNLTVLKNNDLQSRQELTAHLTNQWPSPDVLDANAVALDTLLYRKSTGQWDEKSFHSLEQLSADVSFSQTLSLEARSSGTQWHPQGKEETPSLKGLCGSLTSVASYKSLASLKSSECLPSPATELSSPGITPS from the exons ATGGCGTCGCTGGGCGCCGGACTGCACCTCGGCCGCAAGCGGGGAGCGAGCAGAGGCGCCGCGGTGGAGAGGAGGAACCTGCTGACGGTGTGCAG GTTTTCAGTCAAGACTCTGCTGGACCGCTCCTGCTTCGAGACAATAGACGACTCCTCTCCGGAGCTGATTAACTTCGTTTCCATCTTGGAGCACATCCTCAGCCATCGACTCAAGG gtcagacaacttggtttggCTATGAGAGTCCTCGCAGTTTCTGGGATTACATAAAAGCTGCCTGCAGCAAAGTCCCTCATAACTGCATCCGAAGTATTGAGAGCATGGAGAACGTGCGATCGTCAAGAGCGAAG GGAAGGGCGTGGATCCGAGTGGTGCTGATGGAGAAGAGACTGTCAGAATACATCTCCTCTGCACTGAGGGACTTCAAAGCAaccag AGGGTTTTATGACGATGGAGCCATCATGCTGGGAGAAGAAGCAGGgctgctgtcagacacactCATTGGCCTCAACACCATCGATTTCAG CTTCTGTCTGAAAGGGGAGGGCGTGGACGGCAGCTTCCCCGCGGTGATCGACTACACGCCGTACCTGAAGTTCACTCAGAA CGcagacagcatcagcagcgaCGAGGACGAGATGAGGACTCTggggagcagcgggagcgagAGCGGCACGCCCGACAAAgccgccaccgccgcctccATCTTCACGGAGCAGAGCAACCTGGTCGCCAAGTGTAAACGCTTCGAGCACAAATATCGCCTGGCGCTGGAGCAGAAG GGTTACCTGGAAGAGCTGGTCCGTCTGCGGGAGGCCCAGCTGTCGGAGGCCGTGTCCCACACCAAAGCGCTTCAGCAGAGCCTCGCAGACGCACACCTCTCCCACAggctggagaaggagcagctTGAGTACATCATCCTGGAGCTACAGGACAACCT GACGGTGCTGAAGAACAATGACCTGCAGTCCAGACAGGAGCTGACAGCCCATCTGACCAATCAGTGGCCGTCTCCCGACGTGCTGGATGCCAACGCGGTTGCCTTGGACACGCTCCTGTACAGGAAGAGCACAGGACAGTGGGACGA GAAGAGTTTTCACAGCCTGGAGCAGCTGTCGGCAGACGTGAGCTTCTCTCAGACCCTGAGTCTGGAGGCCAGGTCGTCCGGCACACAGTGGCATCCCCAAG GTAAGGAGGAGACACCTTCTCTCAAAGGTCTCTGCGGCTCGCTGACCTCTGTCGCCAGCTACAAGTCTCTGGCCAGCTTGAAGTCCAGCGAGTGCTTGCCCAGTCCTGCAACAGAGCTCAGCAGCCCAGGCATCACGCCTTCATAG
- the dbf4 gene encoding protein DBF4 homolog A, with the protein MKPRRLQRQTEPRWQGKAVTAKDRTTSCVSSCARVKPFAGKVFYLDLPSNKTAETLESDIKQLGGTVEKFFSKDIRYLVSNKREARYVHCLRLDSPVPSPESGPSSPHLRSKLKQSGSLGDNVQSRSQGQTDTTVTSRGKSLVERVVKEQERVQLNKILSNALEWGVKILYIDDVIAYVHKKKKLVSSHGPATTSVKTIVKGAQAANQVSQKRKGGRLSKPFIKIEDSSRHYRPICLTMPNMPEFNLKTVPPCSPFCLDDKDPAVTKQGAHRGAKASASDERAHGRKKNRDKKRSGYCECCVIKYENLATHLQSERHRAFSRSDEYSVVDRLVSSLHSGFIHMTRPKCSVSSVLVSPLSCVKSDLRHMRNMTVAGCAGSYSGNASKMRLLTGSATLTYTEGDGEKRYPYSCASLAPEHPCTSRTEGQNPPLRTETPPPTGDRLGSFPLALTQVNPVDQISQMEINSSDSIPRNVDIQNDISSRSVYVMTNHQEESDMNKDLLLVETLVDGNEILEKSTENCLADREEDGFPIESFSPERKIRRKARVFKRRRPKVDAAVGQVKPNDVPDNSVLKLWELFQSSDDMNVEFHGFED; encoded by the exons ATGAAGCCAAGGCGACTACAGAGGCAAACAGAACCACGATGGCAAG GAAAAGCAGTTACAGCTAAGGACAGGACAACATCGTGTGTGTCCTCTTGTGCTCGTGTGAAACCTTTTGCTGGCAAAGTGTTTTATCTGGACCTGCCATCAAACAAAACTGCAGAAACTCTAGAGAGTGACATTAAACAACTGGGAGGG ACTGTTGAAAAGTTTTTCAGCAAGGACATTAGGTATCTGGTATCCAACAAGAGGGAGGCTAGATATGTGCATTGCCTCAGGCTGGACTCGCCTGTTCCCAGCCCAGAGTCTGGACCGAGTTCACCTCACCTTCGTTCAAAACTGAAGCAGTCTGGAAGTCTTGGGGACAACGTACAAAGCCGGTCTCAGGGCCAAACAGACACT ACTGTCACAAGTCGAGGGAAGTCTTTGGTGGAGAGAGTTGTAAAAGAGCAG gagAGGGTACAATTGAACAAGATTCTGTCAAATGCTCTAGAGTGGGGTGTGAAAATCCTCTACATAGATG ATGTGATAGCTTATGtccacaagaaaaaaaagcttgtgAGCAGCCATGGTCCCGCTAccacttctgtcaaaacaaTT GTCAAAGGAGCGCAAGCAGCAAATCAGGTCTCACAGAAACGCAAAG GAGGGCGGCTCAGTAAACCTTTCATCAAGATTGAGGACTCAAGCAG ACACTACCGTCCAATCTGCCTCACTATGCCAAACATGCCTGAGTTCAACCTGAAGACTGTTCCTCCCTGTAGTCCCTTCTGTTTGGATGACAAGGATCCTGCAGTGACCAAGCAGGGGGCTCACAG AGGTGCAAAAGCCTCAGCGAGCGATGAGAGGGCGCACGGTCGAAAGAAAAACCGGGACAAGAAGCGAAGTGGCTACTGTGAGTGCTGTGTGATCAAATATGAAAATCTGGCCACG CATCTTCAGAGTGAGCGTCACAGGGCTTTCTCTAGGAGCGATGAGTACTCGGTAGTGGACCGGTTGGTTTCAAGCCTTCACAGTGGCTTCATCCACATGACAAG GCCAAAATGCAGTGTTTCTTCTGTTCTTGTTTCTCCTCTGTCATGTGTAAAAAGTGACCTAAGGCACATGAGAAACATGACTGTTGCTGGGTGTGCAGGATCATATTCAGGAAATGCTTCAAAAATGAGATTACTTACTGGCTCGGCTACTCTGACTTATACAGAGGGTGACGGGGAAAAACGTTACCCTTATTCATGCGCATCTCTTGCACCTGAACATCCATGCACTTCAAGAACTGAGGGTCAAAACCCTCCACTTAGGACAGAAACACCACCCCCTACAGGAGACCGTCTGGGCTCTTTTCCCTTGGCGCTTACTCAGGTCAACCCAGTGGACCAAATCTCTCAAATGGAAATAAACAGTTCAGACTCAATCCCCCGAAATGTGGATATACAGAATGACATTTCCTCAAGAAGTGTTTATGTTATGACAAATCACCAAGAAGAGTCTGACATGAATAAGGACCTTTTACTGGTTGAAACTCTTGTGGATGGAAATGAAATACTAGAGAAAAGTACTGAAAACTGTCTCGCAGACAGGGAAGAGGATGGTTTCCCTATAGAAAGCTTTTCTCCAGAACGGAAAATAAGAAGGAAGGCAAGAGTTTTTAAACGTAGAAGACCAAAGGTGGACGCGGCAGTTGGACAGGTAAAGCCAAATGATGTTCCTGACAACTCTGTACTGAAACTCTGGGAGCTTTTTCAGTCCAGTGACGACATGAACGTAGAGTTTCATGGATTTGAGGATTAA
- the abcb4 gene encoding ATP-binding cassette, sub-family B (MDR/TAP), member 4 isoform X1, whose product MDPDVEERDEMEMLSAAKQEQNGHVTVSDTEEDENSGTKKKKKMKEKPPKLPTVGPIAVFRFADKLDVAMIAVGSLMAMANGVVLPLMCIVFGDMTDSFVSDALDSNLNYTNLTDLNLTDIIRPRNSTLEEDMQLYAIYYSIMGFVVLVAAYLQVSLWTLAAGRQVKRIRKLFFHRIMQQDIGWFDVNETGELNTRLTDDVYKIQEGIGDKVGMLIQAFTTFITSFIIGFSKGWKLTLVILAVSPALAISAAFFSKVLTSFTSKEQTAYAKAGAVAEEVLSSIRTVFAFSGQDREIKRYHKNLEDAKRMGIKKALSSNIAMGFTFLMIYLSYALAFWYGSTLVLAREYTIGTLLTVFFVVLIGAFSIGQTSPNIQTFASARGAAHKVYSIIDHNPSIDSYSEAGFKPDSIKGNVEFKNIHFTYPSRPDVKVLNDMCLSVHNGQTIALVGSSGCGKSTTVQLLLRFYDPQEGSVCIDGHDIRTLNIRYLRDMIGVVSQEPILFATTITENIRYGRPDVTREEIEQAAKEANAYHFIMNLPDKFETLVGDRGTQMSGGQKQRIAIARALVRNPKILLLDEATSALDAESETIVQAALDKVRQGRTTIIVAHRLSTIRNADVIAGFQKGAIVELGTHSQLMERQGVYHTLVTMQTFEKASEGEEAEYDLSADEKSPLVNSFSESSLFRRKSTRGSSFAASDKGKDEKNEEKTEEEENVPPVSFIKVFRLNLSEWPYILLGTTCAVINGVMQPLFAVIFSKIITVFANPNLEVVKERATFFSLMFAVIGGVSFFTMFLQGFCFGKSGEVLTLKLRLRAFKSMMRQDLGWFDNPKNSVGALTTRLATDAAQVQGATGVRLATMAQNVSNMGTAVVISFVYGWELTLLILAVVPIMAMAGAAEIKLLTGHAASDKKELEKAGKIATEAIENIRTVASLSREPKFESLYQENLEVPYKNAKKKAHIYGFTYSFSQAMIYFAYAGCFRFGVWLIQQNRIDVQGVFLVISAVLYGAMALGEANSFAPNYAKAKLSASHLMMLLNREPAIDNLSQQGDSPSKFDGNVRFESVKFNYPSRPDVPILQGLHLKVKKGETLALVGSSGCGKSTTIQLLERFYDPREGRVMLDDTNAKELNIHWLRSQIGIVSQEPVLFDCTLAENIAYGDNSRTVSMEEIEGAAKSANIHSFIQGLPQKYKTQAGDKGTQLSGGQKQRIAIARAILRNPKLLLLDEATSALDTESEKVVQDALDQARKGRTCIIVAHRLSTIQNADRIAVFQGGVVVEQGTHQQLLAKKGVYHMLVTTQMGHRDA is encoded by the exons ATGGACCCAGACGTGGAAGAGAGGGACGAGATGGAAATGCTGTCCGCAGctaaacaggaacaaaacgGTCATGTGACAGTCAg tgacacagaggaggatgaaaatAGCGgcacgaagaagaagaagaaaatgaaagagaagCCGCCAAAGCTGCCCACCGTCGGCCCCATCGCTGTG TTCAGGTTTGCCGACAAGTTGGACGTCGCCATGATCGCCGTGGGGTCGCTGATGGCCATGGCCAACGGGGTGGTGCTCCCGCTCATGTGTATAGTGTTTGGCGACATGACGGACAGCTTTGTGAGCGACGCCTTGGACTCCAACCTCAACTACACCAATCTCACCGACCTCAATCTCA CTGACATCATAAGACCAAGAAACAGCACCTTAGAGGAAGACATGCAGCT CTATGCCATCTACTACTCCATCATGGGCTTCGTGGTGCTGGTGGCAGCGTACCTGCAGGTGTCCCTCTGGACTCTGGCCGCCGGGCGACAGGTCAAACGCATCCGCAAGTTGTTCTTCCACCGCATCATGCAGCAGGACATCGGCTGGTTCGACGTCAACGAGACGGGGGAGCTCAACACGCGTCTCACAGA CGACGTGTATAAAATCCAGGAGGGCATCGGGGACAAGGTGGGCATGCTGATCCAGGCCTTCACCACCTTCATCACGTCCTTCATCATCGGCTTCAGCAAAGGCTGGAAGCTCACGCTGGTCATCCTGGCCGTGAGCCCCGCTCTGGCCATTTCGGCCGCGTTCTTCAGCAAG GTGCTGACGAGCTTCACCAGCAAAGAGCAGACGGCGTACGCCAAAGCCGGAGCGGTGGCAGAGGAAGTGCTGTCCTCCATCAGGACGGTGTTCGCCTTCAGCGGGCAGGACAGGGAGATCAAGAG ATATCACAAGAACTTGGAGGACGCGAAGCGGATGGGAATCAAAAAGGCGCTGTCGTCCAACATCGCCATGGGCTTCACCTTCCTCATGATCTACCTGTCCTACGCTCTGGCCTTCTGGTACGGCAGCACGCTGGTGCTGGCTAGAGAATACACCATCGGCACCTTACTCACA GTGTTCTTCGTGGTGCTCATCGGCGCGTTCTCCATAGGCCAGACCTCCCCCAACATCCAGACGTTCGCGTCGGCCCGAGGAGCCGCGCATAAAGTCTACAGCATCATTGATCAC AACCCAAGCATCGACAGCTATTCAGAAGCTGGCTTCAAGCCTGACTCCATCAAAGGAAACGTGGAATTCAAGAACATCCACTTCACCTACCCCTCAAGACCGGACGTGAAG GTCTTAAATGACATGTGTCTGAGTGTGCACAACGGCCAGACCATCGCCCTGGTCGGCAGCAGCGGCTGTGGGAAAAGCACCaccgtccagctgctgctgaggttcTACGACCCTCAGGAAGGATCC GTTTGCATCGACGGCCACGACATCCGCACCCTCAACATCCGCTACCTGCGGGACATGATTGGGGTCGTGAGTCAGGAGCCCATCCTCTTCGCCACCACCATCACTGAGAACATCAGATACGGTCGACCGGACGTGACGCGGGAGGAGATTGAGCAGGCCGCCAAGGAGGCCAACGCGTACCACTTCATCATGAACCTGCCCGAT AAGTTCGAGACGCTGGTCGGAGACCGAGGAACTCAGATGAGCGGGGGACAGAAGCAGAGGATTGCGATCGCCCGAGCCCTGGTGCGCAACCCCAAGATCCTGCTGCTGGACGAGGCCACGTCTGCGCTCGACGCTGAGAGCGAGACCATCGTACAGGCTGCCCTGGACAAG GTCCGGCAGGGTCGCACCACCATCATTGTGGCCCACCGCCTGTCGACCATCAGGAACGCCGACGTCATCGCCGGCTTCCAGAAAGGCGCCATCGTGGAGCTGGGCACCCACAGCCAGCTGATGGAGAGGCAGGGGGTGTACCACACGCTGGTCACCATGCAG ACCTTTGAGAAAGCcagcgagggagaggaggcagaataTGATCTGTCTGCGGACGAAAAGAGCCCCTTAGTCAATTCCTTCTCCGAGTCCTCTCTGTTCAGGAGGAAGTCCACAAGAGGCTCCTCCTTTGCTGCCTCGGACAAGGGCAAAGACGAGAAGAACGAGGAAAAGACGGAGGAG GAGGAAAACGTTCCCCCCGTGTCCTTCATTAAAGTGTTCCGTCTCAACCTCTCCGAGTGGCCGTACATTTTGTTGGGGACCACCTGTGCTGTGATCAATGGCGTCATGCAGCCGCTGTTCGCCGTCATCTTCTCCAAGATCATCACG GTGTTTGCAAATCCAAACCTGGAAGTGGTCAAAGAAAGGGCCACGTTTTTCTCTCTCATGTTTGCCGTTATTGGAGGTGTCTCCTTCTTCACCATGTTTCTGCAG GGTTTCTGCTTTGGTAAATCTGGGGAGGTTTTAACCCTGAAACTGAGGTTGAGGGCTTTCAAGTCCATGatgagacag GACCTTGGCTGGTTTGACAATCCCAAAAACAGTGTTGGAGCTCTCACTACGAGACTTGCTACAGACGCTGCCCAGGTTCAGGGG GCGACGGGAGTGCGACTGGCCACGATGGCGCAGAACGTCTCCAACATGGGCACGGCGGTGGTGATCTCCTTCGTGTACGGCTGGGAGCTGACCCTGCTCATCCTGGCCGTGGTGCCCATCATGGCCATGGCGGGAGCTGCCGAGATCAAGCTGCTCACCGGACACGCCGCCAGTGacaagaaggagctggagaaggcggGAAAA ATCGCGACAGAGGCCATCGAGAACATACGAACGGTCGCCTCTCTCAGTCGAGAACCCAAGTTTGAGTCTTTGTACCAGGAAAACCTCGAGGTGCCATACAA AAACGCCAAGAAGAAGGCTCATATCTACGGCTTCACCTATTCCTTCTCCCAGGCCATGATCTACTTCGCTTACGCAGGCTGCTTCAGATTCGGAGTTTGGCTCATTCAGCAAAATAGGATTGACGTTCAGGGCGTCTTTCT TGTGATCTCGGCTGTTCTCTACGGTGCTATGGCTCTGGGAGAGGCCAACTCCTTCGCTCCAAACTACGCCAAGGCCAAACTGTCAGCTTCCCACCTCATGATGCTGCTGAACCGAGAGCCGGCCATCGATAACCTGTCTCAGCAGGGAGACTCGCCC AGCAAATTCGACGGCAACGTGCGCTTCGAGAGCGTGAAGTTCAACTACCCTTCGCGCCCCGACGTCCCCATCCTCCAAGGGCTGCATCTGAAGGTGAAGAAGGGGGAGACGCTGGCCCTGGTGGGCAGCAGCGGCTGTGGGAAGAGCACCACCATCCAGCTACTGGAGCGGTTCTATGACCCCAGAGAAGGCAGAGTG ATGCTGGATGACACGAACGCAAAGGAACTGAATATTCACTGGTTGAGATCCCAGATCGGCATCGTATCCCAGGAGCCCGTGCTCTTCGACTGCACGTTGGCAGAAAACATTGCCTACGGGGACAACAGCCGCACAGTGAGCATGGAGGAGATAGAGGGAGCGGCCAAGTCGGCCAACATCCACAGCTT